In Rhodamnia argentea isolate NSW1041297 chromosome 1, ASM2092103v1, whole genome shotgun sequence, the genomic window TGATAGAGTTGCCTAATTGTCAGAGAACAAGGATTGAATTAGTTGTTGATATGTATTTAATTACGTTTGCCATTTAAGAAAGAATGACGTTTTCCACTACCAGTTATACTTCAGTTTATTAGCAAAACCAAGAAAGCTATTCCCAAACATAAAACAGAAATCACTAAGCTGCGTATTGTAAACAACCATTACTGAAGTAATCATCAACCCTCAAATTGCGATCATCATTACACCAGCTTGCTCAGGCAGAACATCAAATATGGTATCATAGAAGTGTAACTGGAACACAACTTTCAAGAGAGGATTTATATCTACCTGAATACTCTGGTGACTTGGAAGCCCAGAAGCCTGATACTGCATATCCACACTAGAAAATCAGAAATAGAGAGCTAGATGATATGGGAATTTGCAAGTACGGAGAAGCCGAGATAACACTGACCGATGAAGACAATAGAGGCTGTTGTAACAGTTGCTGAGGTAGCTGTCCCTGAAGTTGAGATTGCTGCTGCGGCTGCTGTGTTTGCGCACCCTGCTGAGTAGGCAACAGTTGAGGGTGTTGGGCATGAGTTAGCTGAACTGATGATTTTggttgctgttgctgctgctgctgcctaaatattttcaactcCTCAGGCTCCAACCACTACAGCGAGTACGGTAACATCACTCATAAGTTGCAAACTAGCAGAAGATGATGACAGAACATGCATAAAAACACGAGAGCAAATACTCACCCTGCTTTCTCCAGTTACACTATTATAATAGTACTTAAATCCATCTGGGGATGTATGCTCTGTCCAAATACATTTTACAGGAGCAAGATTCGGAGTCGATACAGCTATCGCAGGTGCAACAGATGACGATGAAGGCACTTCTGCAGATGTTGTAGTTGTTGATATGCTTAACACTGGCTGCTGTACATTATTGTTCCACTGAGGCTGCAAAAAGACAAGGATATGCTCAGAGTTTGAAGGCACCCATAAGCATTTCCAAGCAACTGAAGATcaagataacttttttttttttttaaaaatcagaaCAAAGCAGTTAGTAATGTTGAGATATAGTAAAACTCAAACTCTTGAACCTATACTGggattcaacaacaaaaaagtttTCCATTACAGCCGTTAGAAGTCCGGGTCAATGTGTAGCAACATCTTACGTCGAATCAATGCGACACTTAAATAAGTATCCTGTGTCAAACTGCAATCAAGAAACTTTTCTGGTTGGAGAAATCACTTCACAAGTAGCTTACCACATAAAAAAAGCAAAGCCTCTCCTGACATAGTTTCTTCATCAACATGGTTGATGTCCAAATACATTACCAGCTCCTAGCAAAAGCCAAAACTAAACTCTTCTAATCAGGTCATACCTGCTGATTTGTTGGCAGAGCTTGTTGTGGAACGGCATTTAGATTAAAAGGCTGCATCATCTGCAGTTGCTGTTGCAGCTGGGAAAAAGCGTGCTGAGATGATTGAAAACTAGCCTGCAAGGCCTGCGTCTGCTGtgacaacatctgagccaatgTTGATGGGGAATGCTGAAATGACTGAAGCAAGTGCTGTTGACCAGGAGCAGGCACTTGCAGTTGATTGGTTGCAGTAGGCCGAGGTTGGGATAACAAATTCATATTTAAAGGGGCTTGTTGTGCTGTCACAGAGGAGGCAGTCTGCTGGGCACCAGAATGAGTAGCAGATAACTGCCCGCTTGAACCAACCAATGGCTGTGATGGCAGTGGTTGGCCGAAAGGTGTCGCGAGAGGAGGACTTTGCAGCTGGTTCAATTGCCCTAACATTGCATGGGAAGCTTGTGTCTGTGGATATGATGTCGAAGGTTGATTgtgtgatagagaaggtagtgACGGCTGAGGTGACTGAAGAGACTTTTGTAAAGGTGCTATTTGCTGACCCACAGATGGGAACTGTTGAAAAGGCTGAAAACTCtgcaagaaagaaggaaagaacctTGAATCTAAATAAGAGTAAGGTGGCAAATCGGACACCAACCCATTTGTAAAAGGCATACACGACACAAAGCCGAGCACAAAATATAGGCAGCCTAAAATAACAAAACAAGACACACTTGTATCATGAAGTAAAACATTTTCATAGCAAGTCAATTTGTTTAACATATTACTTgatatttatgatattttaatGCTAATACAAATTAGAAACACAATCATAAAACACTGACACCAATAGCCAGCTCCAATAAGGAGGGTAAAAACGAGGCAAATTGTTTTAGTCATTCTTCTTCCTATACCTGTTGTGCCATAGATGAGGACGGAGCCGCCGGTGAAGGAAGAAGACCATCTGTTGGCACGCTAGGACCCCCCCAGGGATTGTTCTAAGTACAAGGAAGCGGAGATTAAaccaagtataaaaaaagtaaataccCATGAACCACAAGTAAACAACTCATGCAAACTGTAAACAGATAATAGACAGGCCATCATTTGTAACTCCAGAACAAACCCTAATAGTTGCCTAAAAACAGTTCGCATCGGAGAGGTCTCAGCCgaaaaactgcaaaaaataaagaatttctcGTAGTTCTTTGGGATCTACTACCCACTCCTTCGATAAGGTGCCATTTTGCATGCAAAGCAACCAAACACAAGCTACAATTTGCACCTGAAATTTTAGCTCGTCTTTGTCTTGAGTCTTGACAAGTAAATTTTTTAGCCTTTCTGGAAACTAAGAAATTTACTAACTGATTACCATTCGAGTTATCACCTCTTAGTGCTTTTCACATCCTATGATTTTCGTATTAGCTTAACTTGACATCAACCAAAAGTTTTCATGTAAACCAATCAAAGAACCATTTGAAGGAAGCAATAAAAATCTTCAATAACAAAGAGGATATACTGCAAACCTACGATATTTTTCTATCACCAGGAACATGTGTATCCTCCCAGCTGAACTCCACCAATTTCTGAAAattccttttattcttttttatgagatctCATCTGCTAGCTCTCTTTCGTCTTTAAGTTTAAAGGGCTAGAGGAAAGCCGTATTTTCATAAGAGAAGGAAGGAGATGAGCGACTTATAGAAAACTTGATCTATCTGACCTACCATTTGCCTTTCACCCATCTTGAATTCCACCTTCCTATTCAATAACTACAAATTCTGAAACCCGTCAACCTAGCTCCCGTCTACATTGCTGCTTACAACCTGCCATCCACCTAAATATGGCCAAAAGAAGGTAGTATACCACTTGCTGTTTCAAGATAGCTAAGCTAGATGCTAACTCGTTTGCCAATGCCTAGGTTCACACTTTAGATTAAGAGGAGCCATAAGGAGATGTTTCTCCCATTAAGAGATTCCATGAACACTCTTGACCTTGTCACGATCGAATAATCTCACCAATCTTTCAAATTAAGGTTAAAGAGATAATTAGCTAAATATCACCTCCATAGATAATGTCATCCGTTAAACTAAAGTAACTGATGATTCCCTAAAAGAGATTGAAAATGTAATGGGTGTGCTTTGAACTAGCATTCACAAGGACggacaaaagagaaaagtagTTTTCACGAGATGAAAGACATTCTTACAGGATTTAGAGGCTTAGACACATCGCCAGACTTGGGAAATAACTGACCACCAAAATTGGGATGACCTGAAAATGACGATGGTCCTAGGTTCTGAGCATTAATTGGATTCCAGGCACTTGGCGCAATCTGATCACCCACAGTGTCATTAAAGTTGGGCGGCCCTCTGCTGAGAGCAAACACAGAGGTAGAGTtacacaaatttgaaaatgaagaagaggaggaggagcaggaggaaGACACAAGTTATAATGCTGGACAATACAAGGGACAAAGAAGGGAGGAAACAACACCTTAGTTCTGGGGCCTGAAAATGAGGACCGAAACCTGGGCCTCCAAAAGCAGGACCACCTTTGGAACTAGTGTCAAAAGTGATCGAAACATCAGAAGAGAGTATAAACAGGGGGTTTACCTAACTAtatcatcaacaaaaaattgCAAGTAGAGCAATAAGGTAAACAATCATTCTAAGTaatgcccaaaaagaaaagatcgATCAACAGGCAGATGTCAGAAGAAACTAAGGCTGTGTTTGATTCAGCTTTCCCGAGGGACTTTCGCCTCTAAAGTCCCTTGAGTGAAAAACTGGTCCATTTAGTAAGAATTTCTTGGAGAGTATTCAGTAAAAGCCAGCATTGGCAAAGCTGAAAGCTCAACGCTCAAGGCAAGTTGGGACCTGCCTTGGGATTTCAGCATTTTCAAAACGCAGCACTCAGGGTTAATGAACTTTTTTCTTCCAAGATTACCCTCACTGTTACTTTCTGTTCCACTCTTGCCCTCATAAAAAactgttcatcttctccaaCGTTGCAGAATTAGTTCACCAGTCAAGCTCTGCTGAGGATCATGCGAGGCTAGAAAATTGTTGCAAACGGTCGTCAAGCCTCGTCGACCTTCGCGGGTCTATTAGGCAAGATCCGGAGGGTCGCGGCTCAGGCGAGATATGGCGAGTCAAGGGTCGCCGAGGTTGACGGTCGCCATGTGGAGCATTGCCAAGGTCGAGGATTGCCCGGTCAAGAATCGCTCCACCCTTTTTGTCTGCATATCTATGTCGCTTGAGGGCCGCGATGGCCCTCTGCTTCCATGCAAGGTCAAGCGACCTCAGATCCCTCGACTGGGCTCGTGGCGGCACTCTGCTTCCACAatggagatgatgaacagtagGCCctttgattttccctttttattctTAATTTCAAAGCTACTCTGCAAAAAACTTGACCAAAAGTCACTAACCAAATGGTATTTCCTTTTACCAAATGCACATTAAGCCAAAGATCTTCGGGGAAATCAAAGTCATTTCCCCAGAGCTCTCCCAAACACAGCCTAAAGCCCCTTTCTGAAaaagagcaaaaggaaaaagaacaaagaacaaCACTGCTTGCCCAGAAGTACTAGAGCTTAATGGGAACCTTGTATCTCCAAGCCGAGGCCGCTTAGGATCAGCAAATCGAACAGTTAATGGCTGATCACAACCCTATGAccagaggaaaaaaagatgagaatattAACAACTGGCAAGACTAGTCTAAACCATACTTGATATGATAAAGCATGCTTACTCTCATTGTATAGTTTCCATTCAAAGCATTTATAGCTGCCAATGCCATATCTCTGTGAGAGTACTTGACAAATCCACAACCTTCAGATTAAATGGTTATGTTGATAACTTCACAACAAAATAAAGCATCAAAAGAACAATTGAAACATGCTAGTTCCCACCCTTAGCGGGCACAAGTAACCATCTGGTTG contains:
- the LOC115747718 gene encoding flowering time control protein FCA translates to MHLLATGAIDFSKGQDRRESGIGVKRDDGIRIGVDRNSTAVSLFLCLHRAAFTLDCSLSPPPSKIQAPGFRVSSSVPRSRAIVKLDRHRGDRYGNNGNSQDAPGYRQSRGPSRFSDAPVNSHRGRRSPGNFRGGGGGGGGGRRPFDSPPRHGPGGFRPAGGRGGGDDGYRGAGGGGGGGRGFGQGYDAPPPPPTLAGQKRGFSGRGGGSPNPDHFDGAAFAKLFVGSVPRSATEEDIRPLFEEHGNVIEVAMIKDKRTGLQQGCCFIKYATSEEADRAIRALHNQYTLPGGVGPVQVRYADGERERLGAFEYKLFVGSLNKQATVKEVEEIFSPYGRVEDVYLMRDEMKQSRGCGFVKYSHRDMALAAINALNGNYTMRGCDQPLTVRFADPKRPRLGDTSSKGGPAFGGPGFGPHFQAPELSRGPPNFNDTVGDQIAPSAWNPINAQNLGPSSFSGHPNFGGQLFPKSGDVSKPLNPNNPWGGPSVPTDGLLPSPAAPSSSMAQQSFQPFQQFPSVGQQIAPLQKSLQSPQPSLPSLSHNQPSTSYPQTQASHAMLGQLNQLQSPPLATPFGQPLPSQPLVGSSGQLSATHSGAQQTASSVTAQQAPLNMNLLSQPRPTATNQLQVPAPGQQHLLQSFQHSPSTLAQMLSQQTQALQASFQSSQHAFSQLQQQLQMMQPFNLNAVPQQALPTNQQPQWNNNVQQPVLSISTTTTSAEVPSSSSVAPAIAVSTPNLAPVKCIWTEHTSPDGFKYYYNSVTGESRWLEPEELKIFRQQQQQQQPKSSVQLTHAQHPQLLPTQQGAQTQQPQQQSQLQGQLPQQLLQQPLLSSSYQASGLPSHQSIQELGYSQFQVAANSVNDPARFQQGFQAAQQWMLKNKSTGT